In one Lolium rigidum isolate FL_2022 chromosome 3, APGP_CSIRO_Lrig_0.1, whole genome shotgun sequence genomic region, the following are encoded:
- the LOC124697723 gene encoding glycine-rich protein 5-like, with amino-acid sequence MAKKCFGTVAPLLLLTLAVAAHAVVAARTAPAGGAAEASLPAAAAAESGAGAGVAGTADAKNLFVGVGGMGDLPGFPAVGGGYGGGFGNNGAGVFTGVTGPLGGVGGGVGSVGPIGGVGGTGGVPFGRFAGGGAPFGGVGGGYGGGCAGGVTPRAHAHGSIFLQGRGMDVRVVRRCGAWAWRIALAYSSTDVSLGFTQYRRC; translated from the coding sequence ATGGCCAAGAAATGCTTTGGCACTGTCGCACCCCTCCTCCTGCTCACCCTCGCTGTAGCGGCACACGCCGTGGTGGCGGCCAGGACCGCGCCTGCTGGTGGTGCAGCTGAGGCCTCGCttccggccgctgccgccgcggaGAGCGGCGCCGGTGCAGGAGTTGCGGGAACGGCGGACGCGAAGAACCTGTTCGTGGGAGTGGGAGGCATGGGGGACCTGCCGGGCTTTCCGGCCGtgggcggcggctacggcggggGCTTCGGCAACAACGGCGCCGGCGTCTTCACCGGCGTCACGGGCCCGCTGGGAGGCGTCGGGGGCGGCGTGGGGAGCGTCGGGCCAATCGGCGGCGTCGGTGGCACCGGAGGGGTCCCGTTTGGACggttcgccggcggcggcgccccatTCGGCGGGGTCGGAGGCGGGTACGGCGGCGGATGCGCCGGCGGGGTCACGCCTAGAGCACATGCACATGGTAGCATATTCCTGCAGGGTCGGGGCATGGACGTCCGCGTTGTACGTAGGTGCGGTGCATGGGCATGGCGCATCGCGCTTGCGTACTCAAGCACAGACGTCTCCCTTGGCTTCACGCAGTACAGAAGATGTTAA